The following nucleotide sequence is from Ochotona princeps isolate mOchPri1 chromosome 24, mOchPri1.hap1, whole genome shotgun sequence.
GAGTGGACAAAGGGACATGGACAGGACCTGGGGAATGTGACTGCAAACCAGCAGTGTGGGACCTGCTGGGCACGGTGCTGTGGGCACAGCACAGCCACAGCCTGTCACAGCCCATGCACGCCAGGGGAGAAGCAGCCCTGGGAGTGGGCCCCATCTTACCGAGCAGGCCCCCGTAGGATGACGTCTGCTTGGGTGGCACTCCGAAGAAAAGCTGTCCTATCCTGTCGAGGTACTGCAGGGACAGGCAGCGGTCAAGGGGGCAGCACGCTGAACCTGACCCTACCTCTGGCAGCCAGGGGGGCCTTACCTCATTATACATGGGGTCTCTCCGCAGCGACGGCTGGTACTGCTCGCACAGCACTGTGAACACGGTCAGCTTCCCGCTGGGAATGCAGGACAGGCTTGATGCCAGTGTCCAGCCACGAtcacaccctgcacccacaacccCTCACAGCCCCGCGCCCACTCCACAGCCCCGCACCCACAACCCCTCACAGCCCAGCGCCCACTCCACAGCCCCGCACCCACAACCCCTCACAGCCCCGTACCCACAACCCCTCACAGCCCTGCACCCACTCCACAGCCCCGCACCCACCCCACCTCACAGCCCCGCACCCACAACCCCTCACAGCCCCGCACCCACCCCACCTCACAGCCCCGCACCCACAACCCCTCACAGCCCTGCACCCACCCCACCTCACAGCCCCGCACCCACAACCCCTCACAGCCCCGCAACCACCCCACCTCACAGCCCCGCACCCACAACCCCTCACAGCCCCGCACCCACCCCACCTCACAGCCCCGCACCCACAACCCCTCACAGCCCCGCACCCACAACCCCTCACAGCCCCGCACCCACAACCCCTCACAGCCCCGCACCCACCCCACCTCACAGCCCCGCACCCACAACCCCTCACAGCCCTGCACCCACTCCACAGCCCCGCACCCACAACCCCTCACAGCCCCACACCCACTCCACAGCCCCGCACCCACAACCCCTCACAGCCCCGCACCCACAACCCCTCACAGCCCCGCACCCACAACCCCTCACAGCCCCGCACCCACAACCCCTCACAGCCCTGCACCCACTCCACAGCCCCGCACCCACAACCCCTCACAGCCCCACACCCACTCCACAGCCCCGCACCCACAACCCCTCACAGCCCCGCACCCACAACCCCTCACAGCCCCGCACCCACAACCCCTCACAGCCCCGCACCCACAACCCCTCACAGCCCTGCACCCACTCCACAGCCCCGCACCCACAACCCCTCACAGCCCCACACCCACTCCACCTCACAGCCCCGCACCCACACTCCAGTTTGTGGAGTCCTTGCAGCACCCTGCCGCACCCTGGCCCTCTGGCTCCCTCCGCCAGCCTCACCCGTCGAGCGCCAGCAGCAGGAACCAGATGAAGTTGAGCAGGGGCTGCACGAAGGGGGGCCCGCCTTCGATGGACGGGTGCTTCTGTGTGTAAGTTGTGAAGACCACCAGCGCACTGTTCttgttcttcagacacaggaacCTGGCGGGACCCGAGGGGACAGAGCTCTTGAGGACGAGGCGGGCCGCGACCCCGTGCCAGCCAGCGCCGAGGCTCTGCACCCGGGGGCCGTGCCTGTGCTGGCCTCTGGTTCCAGGCAGCACAGCAGCCCTcagccccaggccacagcccGGAGCGGTGAGCTCTGGCTTTCCAACTCTAATGGCTGCGTCCCTCACTGGGAGCTCACCCTACACCCAGCCTCAACCTCAAAGGACAGACCCGGCCCTGGCACACGCAGGCAGATCTCAGCTGCCACAGTCCCCACAGCCATGCCCCCACCTCACCCCGGCCTCCTGCACCCAGCACCTCTGCCCTCCCCGCAGACCTGCATTCACCCCCGATGTCCATGACAACCAGGCATCCTACCCCGGGAATGGCCCAAGCACAGACCGGGTACCAAGTACCTACTGTAGGACAGCCTGGGCCACGAACATGTCGGCCTCGCTGCGGAAGCCCCTCGACGTGGAGTACTCGACCAGCATGTGGGCGCAGCCCTCCCCGTCCGTGGAGTGCAGGAAATGGTATCGCGACTCACAGTAGTTCTGTTCTGCAGGGCGACAGTGGCATGGCACACACGGCCCACTGACCTGGCTCTCGTACCTCGCCGGCCGGGGCTGACCAAACAGGCCCTGGGCAGCCCAAGGCCACAAGGTGTGCCGAGCCTGACCCACGTCACAGGCCCACAAGGACACGCTGACGGCAAGCTCACAAGCAGATGCGTGACGCAGGGCACCGTCTGAGTGCTGGTACCTTACGCTCCTGCAGGCGAGCCCTGGGCTGACGAGCCCTGTCTGTCCTGACACCCTGTgctctgggccagcctctgcaGAGGGCAGCAGCCGAGCTGGGCACAGCCCCTGCACAGAGTGGCACCCCAACCCCTTCAGGGGGTGCCAGCATGGTGCCTCAGGGAGCAGAGCACAGAAGGGGCGCTGGGATCAGCTGGGGTCAGGCATGGGGAGCAGAGGGGCGCTGTGCTCACAGGGAGTTCTAGCCACCCCTTGTCCCTCCTCAAATCTCCCCCCGACCAGTCTGGACAGATAGGTGAGCTCCACCAACTGGCCCGGACGGTGCGCTCAAAGCCCGAGGAAGAGCTGTAAGGCCCCCGCGGGGGTGTCCCAGCCTCACCTTTCCATAGCGTGAGGGCCAGCAGCTGGTGGAGTCGGGGATGGCCCAGCTTCCCGGAGCCTCCGCTGGACCATTTGAGGGCTCGGGACACAAAAGCCACTCGCTCTGGAGAATTGGGGTCCATCAGGCTAAACACGGTTGCCAGGTTCTCTGCAAACACACAGACCATCAGGCCCTGGACACACAGTACTGCCCTGGCTGCAGCCGGCACCGCAGGGAGCAGGCCGGCACCTTCCCCGGTCTCAGtgctgcctgggccagcccctgGCTTCCCGGCAGTGGAGCTGCCCCTGTCTTGTTCCCAGCAGGGCGGGCTGCCGCCCCACAGCACCCAGAGGCCACAGGGTGTCCATGTGGGGTGTCAATCAGGGATGGGCAGGAGAAGGGGCGCTGTGTCCATGACAGTCCCTGGCTCGGCTGCTTCCTTCGCATGAGCAGAAGAGGCTGGGATGGCAC
It contains:
- the GET4 gene encoding Golgi to ER traffic protein 4 homolog — its product is MAAAMAEQDGARNGARNRGGVQRVEGKLRASVEKGDYYEAHQMYRTLFFRYMSHSKHVEARELMYSGALLFFSHGQQNSAADLSMLVLESLEKAEVDVAEELLENLATVFSLMDPNSPERVAFVSRALKWSSGGSGKLGHPRLHQLLALTLWKEQNYCESRYHFLHSTDGEGCAHMLVEYSTSRGFRSEADMFVAQAVLQFLCLKNKNSALVVFTTYTQKHPSIEGGPPFVQPLLNFIWFLLLALDGGKLTVFTVLCEQYQPSLRRDPMYNEYLDRIGQLFFGVPPKQTSSYGGLLGDLLSSLMGSSEQEEGEDSPCGGSPIELD